A DNA window from Paenibacillus andongensis contains the following coding sequences:
- a CDS encoding ABC transporter permease, which yields MQRSQMKRELPLYVMIMIPAILVFVFSYIPMAGIVMAFQDFVPSSHGFLYSLIHSRFVGLDVFRTLFISPDTKSVIANTFFISALKIVVKLLVPLIFALLLNEVAKNWFRKLATTITYLPFFLSWVVVGGVLLDFFSPQDGAFNHLLNQIGITHPTFFFGTASQFPYAVVVSDLWKEIGYNTIIFLAALTSVDVSMYEAAVIDGAGRWKQTIYLTLPAITPMVILVGILSLGNILNAGQDQILNLYSPVVYSSGDIIDTYAFRQGIQQGQFSIATAVGLFKSIVSFLMISVSYWLTNKWTGYRVF from the coding sequence GTGCAAAGATCGCAGATGAAAAGAGAACTACCTTTATATGTAATGATTATGATTCCGGCAATTCTAGTTTTTGTATTCAGTTACATCCCGATGGCAGGGATCGTCATGGCGTTTCAGGATTTCGTGCCTTCCAGCCACGGGTTCCTCTATTCGCTCATCCATTCCAGGTTTGTCGGACTGGACGTATTTCGCACTTTATTTATATCGCCGGACACAAAGAGCGTGATTGCAAATACGTTTTTCATTTCGGCTTTGAAAATCGTTGTGAAGCTCCTCGTTCCGCTTATTTTTGCCCTGCTTTTAAATGAAGTTGCAAAGAATTGGTTTCGGAAGCTGGCGACGACGATTACTTACCTGCCCTTTTTCCTTTCTTGGGTCGTTGTGGGAGGCGTATTGCTTGATTTTTTCTCGCCGCAAGACGGTGCGTTCAATCATCTTCTGAATCAAATCGGAATAACGCATCCGACATTCTTCTTCGGTACGGCGAGTCAATTTCCGTATGCAGTCGTGGTTTCCGACTTATGGAAGGAAATCGGTTATAACACAATCATATTCTTGGCGGCGCTGACGTCGGTAGATGTATCGATGTACGAAGCTGCTGTAATTGATGGCGCGGGAAGGTGGAAGCAGACGATCTATTTAACGCTTCCCGCTATAACGCCCATGGTGATACTGGTCGGCATTCTCAGTCTGGGCAACATCTTGAACGCCGGTCAGGATCAAATTCTGAATTTATACAGTCCGGTTGTTTATTCATCCGGCGACATTATTGACACCTACGCTTTCAGGCAAGGCATACAGCAGGGGCAATTCAGCATTGCGACAGCTGTGGGATTGTTTAAATCCATCGTTTCTTTTTTGATGATTTCCGTATCATACTGGTTGACTAATAAATGGACCGGTTATCGTGTTTTCTAG
- a CDS encoding carbohydrate ABC transporter permease: protein MSHSDAVLSYENKSFGRKLFVYSNYSLLAIGTLISLVPLWNILCMSFSSNTYVSAGEVFLWPKGFTFQPYSYILSNVDFYRSLWISIERTVLGIIAMMVCTILAAYPLSREQSEFRSRPFFIWYFLITMLFSGGLIPWFMVVKWVGLYNNLGSLVIVPAVQVFHILIMMNFIRSLPKEIEESAYLDGAGHFQTLVRVLLPLCKPSLATLLLFAFVFHWNNWFDGFIFMSNKEGYPLQTYLYTVLTVPDTSNMTPDQIKIFANLNSKSIKASEIFVSALPILVIYPFLQKYFTKGIVLGSVKG from the coding sequence ATGAGCCATTCGGATGCAGTATTGAGTTATGAAAACAAATCGTTTGGCCGGAAGCTGTTCGTATATTCCAACTATTCTTTGCTTGCAATTGGTACACTGATCAGTCTCGTACCTTTATGGAACATACTTTGCATGTCGTTCAGCTCCAACACCTACGTATCCGCAGGGGAAGTTTTTTTATGGCCGAAAGGATTTACTTTCCAGCCCTATAGTTATATCTTGAGCAATGTGGATTTTTATAGGTCTTTATGGATTTCTATAGAAAGAACAGTACTCGGTATTATAGCGATGATGGTGTGCACCATTCTTGCCGCCTATCCGTTATCTAGAGAACAGAGCGAATTTCGCAGCCGGCCTTTCTTTATCTGGTATTTCCTTATTACGATGTTGTTCAGCGGCGGCCTCATTCCATGGTTTATGGTAGTGAAATGGGTTGGATTATACAACAATTTGGGTTCCCTTGTTATTGTTCCGGCAGTACAAGTGTTCCACATCTTAATCATGATGAATTTTATCCGAAGTCTTCCAAAAGAGATCGAGGAATCCGCCTATTTGGACGGGGCCGGCCACTTTCAAACACTTGTAAGAGTATTGCTGCCTTTATGCAAGCCTTCCTTGGCCACGCTTCTTCTGTTCGCCTTTGTGTTTCACTGGAATAACTGGTTTGACGGCTTTATATTCATGAGTAATAAGGAAGGCTATCCGCTGCAAACGTATTTATATACTGTGCTTACCGTTCCTGATACTTCCAATATGACGCCAGATCAAATCAAGATTTTCGCTAATTTGAATTCAAAGTCGATCAAGGCTTCGGAAATATTTGTAAGCGCGCTGCCAATTTTGGTCATCTATCCTTTCCTTCAGAAGTATTTCACCAAGGGAATTGTGCTGGGCAGCGTTAAAGGTTAA
- a CDS encoding alpha-L-fucosidase, whose translation MKLLHEMKKNYVPVEVPPLSEADMQWFRDSKFGMFIHWGLYALLGRGEWVMFNERMDVSEYASLAEQFDAKGFDPKAWARTAKEAGMKYMVLTTKHHDGFCLFDSKASSFNSVNSAAGRDLVAEFVEACRAEGLKVGLYYSPMDWRFPGYFFPEMYMESALQMKEQCWEHIRELMTGYGKIDILWYDGEWLAHGGINWEVEKGWYRNDDFATDDIYFKVNYFWESEKLNAMVRELQPGIMINNRSGWKGDFHVRERRIGGMRTDKPWDSNDCLTQSWGYIPNAPMLTLQECIHHLINTVTRDGNYLLNVGPTGDGAIEDRQIALLRQAGDWLKRYGYTLYETRGGPFIPGEWGGATYSQNIVYLHIIDWPSEKLVMPKLSQSIAAWENITSNNAIVEETEMAIEISVPVEGRDSIDTIIALHFADPITWEGVTEVEQDAYGLADGL comes from the coding sequence GTGAAATTGCTTCATGAAATGAAGAAAAATTATGTTCCAGTTGAAGTTCCTCCGCTATCTGAAGCGGATATGCAATGGTTTCGCGATTCGAAATTCGGGATGTTTATTCATTGGGGCCTATATGCACTGCTTGGCAGAGGCGAATGGGTGATGTTTAACGAACGCATGGATGTATCGGAATATGCCAGTCTAGCAGAACAGTTTGACGCTAAAGGTTTCGATCCTAAAGCATGGGCACGTACGGCGAAAGAAGCCGGCATGAAGTATATGGTTTTGACAACCAAGCACCACGACGGATTCTGCCTATTTGACAGTAAAGCTAGCAGTTTCAATAGTGTGAATTCGGCTGCCGGAAGAGACTTGGTTGCAGAATTCGTGGAAGCTTGCAGAGCTGAGGGTCTCAAGGTCGGATTGTATTATTCGCCAATGGATTGGCGCTTTCCCGGATATTTCTTTCCGGAGATGTATATGGAAAGTGCGCTGCAAATGAAAGAGCAGTGTTGGGAGCATATCCGAGAGTTGATGACGGGTTACGGAAAAATCGATATCCTGTGGTATGACGGGGAATGGCTCGCGCATGGGGGCATTAACTGGGAAGTCGAGAAGGGTTGGTACAGGAATGATGACTTTGCCACGGACGATATCTATTTCAAAGTCAATTACTTCTGGGAGTCGGAGAAATTAAATGCGATGGTACGTGAGCTTCAACCCGGTATCATGATCAATAATCGTTCTGGTTGGAAAGGAGACTTTCACGTACGGGAACGTAGAATTGGCGGCATGAGAACGGATAAACCATGGGACTCCAACGATTGTTTGACACAGTCATGGGGCTATATCCCCAATGCGCCCATGCTGACATTGCAGGAGTGCATTCACCATCTTATTAATACGGTTACCCGCGACGGAAACTATTTATTGAATGTCGGTCCAACAGGGGATGGTGCGATAGAGGATCGGCAAATTGCTTTGCTCAGGCAGGCGGGAGATTGGCTAAAGCGTTACGGATATACGTTGTATGAAACCCGTGGAGGGCCGTTCATTCCGGGGGAATGGGGAGGAGCAACCTATTCGCAAAATATTGTGTATCTTCACATTATCGATTGGCCTAGCGAAAAATTGGTTATGCCTAAGTTGAGTCAGTCTATCGCCGCATGGGAAAATATTACTTCTAATAATGCCATTGTGGAAGAGACAGAGATGGCGATCGAAATATCGGTTCCCGTGGAAGGCAGGGATTCGATCGATACCATCATAGCCCTGCATTTTGCAGATCCTATAACATGGGAGGGTGTGACCGAGGTAGAGCAAGACGCTTACGGGCTTGCGGACGGTCTGTAA
- a CDS encoding fibronectin type III domain-containing protein — translation MSRSKLKVLSWLMILIFASNALLFSGAQPARAEVAPSGIVYYVDATLGNDANDGLRTETPWRTMDRVNSQILSPGDKVLFKRGEIWYGSTLKPASSGTNASHIVFDAYGSTTLPKPKISGATPIAVWIGPDANGEYYSSLPAATASKTILLENGRRLKGKMQDSQLPGPVKGYLANGSWALDLNNNYIYYKPSKGTSSENMTELVTGPTRAFDSNSQSYVEVNNLELTGGMDEVGYIAPGSTNVIVKGNDIHAGDGAGVRVNGSSSITLSYNNVYDINSRGIWIESGSTGSAITYNKVSGIGKLSTDDGELTGIEVGGTNTLSKPSNNIIDYNTVNDIGRDFYKGKSGTNARGSMNSTGVVVNSSNMNIIKYNKISSIWRTGIHLKTEFGDSTANNIYGNLISDTGKMYTLDSGSHGIMLENKNGSIGGSKIYNNTIANSKFTSSMGKEAALGLNVYGAATLDNLQVKNNIIALNSGDYAVAVDLDTGSALTNFASDYNLIYRSSGNAVYWKQNGASQVYDFAHIVGNTAGYYSFDKSQESHSKSNDPQFVSVEKSDFHLLASSPAVNAGGDMGLTKDLDSLPAPNNGGFDMGCYESAWSQIDTTPAIVSGSALDLSGMNGGPAGSKGFVKIDGNGDYYFTNEPNNKIKFYGGNLNGSYGTDPTKAEMVIIADRLAAMGYNVVRFSSIDQAYDWAKGIMVKPTSTTVTLDATKLDNFEYFISLLKARGIYIDVDILAYADFSSVPSLSVYGSFAAKYMATLFPDAKTIWQSFAQQWLTHVNPYTGLALKDDPILMGLSPMNESLLYNANFKNPIVKGWLLADFNTFLAAKGHPAVTTFPDSFWDADPSIRDDLAEYFTQKTFNSYNEMKTYLKNVIGVKAPIGGINYINDSLANYWRTQADIHETHLYNGLVDGRGAAFSFAPGSHPRYSMIFAPESKANYVPQYGSTIFKNYIPGLALGQLYQKPFALTEFNQEFPTKGRDDLGMIVASTGAYNGWDMLNRFNFATNVKEAVQQSPLGGVNSFDSATDTLVTMSEYQSNLIFRKGHITASEPKFVIVRDKTSIKTHAASTENEDSESNRMYIPHLFKIVTVYADKPEEPYAIYKITPELTPEQIASGNIPAQNKISITKSMTLKQVAETFINAIDDVNLKNSMLSNLNQNKLVSDTGELIFDLNLNTYLIHTPYVIGAAGTLNNNLFELGPISIKASVDKGTVSAASLDDQPLDKSGRILAIYTTDVAATAEDTIQDLTDANKRTYVKGTLPTLAKYGTAEFGMTTTLDPTKFKAYKLATNGARLEEMPVQVSGQHISINLDTAKGFAFELVAYPIDLPIVVPPTTPPPVVPPAPVKPATEITIDNGSAEFTGTWSTASTNANKYGADYAIVAGGVAGANKMRWRPTIQASGEYEAYYWLPDGNSSMAKNVAFTVYDGKASKALTVDESKPGGQWVSLGTYTFKRGTTGYVEITDNVTGNIVGDAVKFVMRSIIMDDSDAQGTGKWTSSSFNPNYYSDGYVNATNGAGANKLTWKPYIPVSGNYDVYYWLPDGSSNRANAAPFTINYSGDYQVFYVDQTAPGGKWVLFGSFFFDEGTSGYVELNDNASGYVIGDAIKFALPNSTPPVTPEIPPPTPPVTEPVEIIIDNTSATATGTWNLGTSKPNKYGANYSTISADGTGTHKVKWTPTISTEGDYEVYYWLPDGSSDRPSAAQFTVYYSGGSKLYTVDERVVPGGKWVLLGKHHLVPGTSGYVELTDKSSYGNIIADAIRFYLPATPQDLQLPSWNGGGSLTVSNATYNGVTLNWTPATDNVGVTNYKIYQNGALIQTVQGSVYSYDVTGLSPSTSYSYKVTAGDAAGNSSTDSLTNTMKLNVIVTNPLYVSFDNKAKIMEAGEETTVRLMTSTAVWGGNFSVSYDNSLFDVETTDIVLSDQLANLGVTASVYSNVYRADGLLNIKLNLNNQINPQLGSSVELLKIKFKGKQLTGKAIFKVRKESAIAKKDGSFTFAKNDYQDSFILANSNVDGDAIINEQTYVKVLSNIANHLRMTSTDSHFDPRLDMNMDGKIDIVDMVYVYKRLILLRSQR, via the coding sequence ATGAGCAGGTCAAAATTGAAAGTATTATCATGGTTAATGATCCTTATATTCGCTTCAAATGCGTTGCTATTCAGCGGTGCTCAACCGGCAAGGGCGGAAGTGGCCCCCAGCGGAATCGTGTATTACGTTGATGCAACGCTTGGAAATGATGCCAATGACGGTTTGAGAACGGAAACACCATGGCGGACAATGGACCGGGTGAATAGCCAAATCCTGTCGCCGGGCGATAAGGTGCTTTTCAAAAGAGGAGAGATTTGGTATGGCTCGACTTTAAAACCTGCAAGCTCCGGTACGAATGCAAGTCATATTGTTTTCGATGCCTACGGCTCTACCACACTGCCCAAACCGAAAATTTCTGGAGCAACGCCAATAGCAGTCTGGATTGGGCCTGATGCAAACGGAGAGTATTATTCTTCGCTGCCGGCTGCAACTGCTTCCAAAACAATACTTTTGGAAAATGGTAGACGATTAAAGGGTAAAATGCAGGATTCACAACTGCCTGGCCCTGTTAAAGGTTATCTTGCAAACGGTTCATGGGCGCTAGATTTAAACAATAATTATATCTACTATAAACCGTCAAAAGGAACTTCCAGCGAGAATATGACGGAACTTGTGACAGGACCAACGAGAGCATTTGATTCAAATTCCCAAAGTTATGTGGAGGTAAACAACCTTGAATTGACAGGAGGCATGGATGAGGTAGGCTACATCGCACCAGGTAGTACAAATGTGATTGTAAAAGGGAACGATATTCATGCTGGAGATGGAGCGGGCGTTAGAGTAAACGGTTCCTCAAGCATTACGTTAAGTTACAATAATGTGTATGATATAAATTCAAGAGGCATTTGGATTGAAAGCGGTTCCACTGGTAGCGCTATCACTTATAATAAAGTCAGCGGCATCGGGAAGTTAAGCACGGATGATGGCGAACTTACAGGAATTGAGGTTGGGGGGACCAATACCCTTTCGAAGCCTTCAAATAATATCATTGATTACAATACAGTTAACGACATTGGAAGGGATTTCTATAAAGGGAAGAGCGGAACCAATGCCAGAGGAAGTATGAATAGTACGGGTGTTGTGGTTAATTCTTCCAATATGAACATCATTAAGTATAATAAAATATCAAGTATTTGGCGGACAGGAATACACCTTAAGACTGAATTTGGCGACTCCACTGCAAATAATATCTATGGAAACCTCATTTCCGATACGGGGAAAATGTATACGCTTGATTCAGGAAGCCATGGTATTATGCTGGAAAACAAAAACGGCAGTATCGGCGGATCGAAAATATACAATAATACAATCGCAAATTCCAAATTTACAAGTAGTATGGGAAAAGAAGCTGCGCTGGGACTCAACGTATACGGTGCGGCAACACTCGATAACTTACAGGTAAAAAACAACATTATTGCATTAAATTCTGGCGATTATGCCGTTGCCGTCGATCTGGACACTGGATCAGCGCTTACCAACTTCGCGTCTGATTATAACCTTATTTACCGATCTTCAGGCAATGCGGTTTACTGGAAACAAAACGGAGCATCCCAGGTATATGATTTCGCGCATATTGTCGGCAATACTGCTGGATATTATTCTTTTGACAAATCGCAAGAAAGCCATTCCAAATCCAATGACCCTCAGTTTGTTTCGGTGGAGAAATCGGATTTTCATTTGCTTGCCTCATCTCCGGCTGTAAATGCAGGGGGAGATATGGGTTTGACTAAAGACTTGGATAGTCTTCCAGCACCTAATAACGGCGGATTTGACATGGGTTGCTACGAAAGTGCATGGAGTCAGATCGATACCACTCCGGCAATCGTATCCGGAAGCGCCCTCGATCTGTCGGGAATGAATGGCGGCCCTGCCGGATCGAAAGGCTTCGTGAAAATCGATGGGAATGGCGATTATTATTTTACAAATGAGCCCAATAATAAAATAAAGTTCTATGGCGGCAATCTTAACGGCAGCTATGGTACGGATCCAACTAAGGCCGAAATGGTTATTATCGCCGACCGGCTTGCTGCTATGGGATATAATGTGGTGCGGTTTTCTTCCATAGACCAAGCGTATGACTGGGCAAAGGGAATTATGGTGAAGCCGACTTCCACGACAGTTACATTGGATGCGACCAAACTGGATAATTTCGAGTACTTCATTTCTTTGCTGAAGGCACGAGGCATTTATATCGATGTCGACATTTTGGCGTATGCGGATTTCTCAAGTGTTCCAAGCCTAAGCGTCTACGGCTCATTCGCTGCCAAATATATGGCAACGCTGTTTCCGGATGCCAAAACGATTTGGCAATCATTTGCTCAGCAGTGGCTTACTCATGTTAATCCGTACACCGGACTTGCCTTGAAGGATGATCCTATCTTGATGGGGCTGTCTCCCATGAATGAATCTCTGCTTTATAATGCTAATTTTAAAAACCCAATTGTAAAGGGATGGTTACTTGCAGACTTTAATACGTTTCTTGCTGCTAAAGGACATCCGGCTGTCACAACATTTCCAGATTCGTTTTGGGATGCGGATCCGAGCATTCGTGATGACCTTGCCGAGTATTTCACACAAAAAACCTTTAATTCCTATAATGAAATGAAAACGTACCTTAAGAATGTAATTGGAGTAAAGGCACCCATCGGAGGAATAAACTATATTAATGATTCTTTGGCCAACTATTGGCGGACTCAGGCGGATATCCATGAAACACATTTATATAATGGGCTTGTGGATGGCAGGGGAGCCGCATTTTCTTTTGCCCCGGGGTCACACCCTCGTTACAGTATGATATTTGCTCCGGAATCAAAGGCTAATTATGTGCCGCAATATGGCAGTACGATTTTTAAAAATTATATTCCGGGTCTTGCTCTTGGGCAACTATACCAGAAGCCTTTTGCATTAACCGAGTTTAATCAGGAGTTTCCGACCAAAGGCAGAGACGACCTTGGAATGATCGTCGCCTCGACAGGTGCTTATAATGGCTGGGACATGCTGAACAGGTTTAATTTTGCGACCAATGTCAAAGAAGCTGTTCAGCAAAGTCCTTTAGGTGGTGTAAACTCATTTGATTCTGCAACAGATACCTTGGTAACGATGTCGGAATATCAAAGCAACCTGATTTTCCGAAAAGGTCATATCACTGCAAGCGAGCCTAAATTTGTCATTGTCAGGGATAAGACATCGATCAAAACGCATGCGGCATCAACGGAAAATGAAGATTCAGAAAGTAACCGAATGTATATTCCGCATCTGTTCAAGATAGTTACCGTGTATGCGGATAAGCCTGAAGAACCCTATGCCATTTATAAAATTACGCCTGAGCTTACGCCGGAACAGATCGCAAGCGGTAATATTCCTGCCCAGAATAAGATATCCATTACGAAAAGCATGACCTTAAAGCAGGTTGCGGAGACGTTTATTAATGCTATTGATGATGTCAATCTGAAAAACAGTATGCTCTCTAATCTCAATCAAAATAAACTGGTTTCGGACACAGGGGAGCTTATTTTTGATCTTAATTTAAATACTTACCTGATCCATACCCCTTACGTAATTGGAGCCGCAGGAACGTTGAACAACAACTTATTCGAGCTTGGTCCTATATCCATAAAGGCAAGTGTGGATAAAGGAACCGTATCCGCAGCTTCGCTTGATGATCAACCGCTCGACAAAAGCGGGAGAATATTGGCCATTTATACCACCGACGTGGCAGCGACCGCGGAAGATACGATTCAAGATCTGACGGATGCCAACAAACGGACCTATGTAAAAGGGACATTGCCGACACTTGCCAAATATGGTACAGCCGAATTCGGTATGACAACAACGCTCGATCCGACGAAGTTTAAGGCTTACAAGCTGGCGACGAATGGTGCAAGACTGGAGGAAATGCCTGTCCAGGTGAGCGGGCAGCATATCTCCATTAACCTGGATACGGCGAAGGGGTTTGCTTTTGAGCTTGTTGCTTATCCCATTGATCTTCCGATTGTTGTACCCCCAACAACTCCGCCCCCGGTGGTTCCGCCTGCACCTGTGAAACCGGCAACGGAGATCACTATCGATAACGGCAGTGCGGAATTTACGGGAACCTGGAGCACGGCTTCTACAAATGCCAACAAATATGGCGCGGATTATGCTATTGTGGCCGGAGGCGTAGCAGGCGCCAATAAGATGAGATGGCGACCGACTATTCAGGCGTCAGGCGAATATGAGGCGTACTACTGGCTGCCAGATGGAAATAGCAGTATGGCGAAGAACGTTGCGTTTACGGTTTACGATGGCAAAGCGAGCAAAGCTCTCACAGTGGATGAGAGTAAACCCGGCGGACAGTGGGTTTCGCTTGGCACGTATACGTTTAAGCGCGGCACCACGGGGTATGTTGAAATTACCGACAATGTGACAGGCAACATTGTAGGTGATGCTGTCAAGTTCGTGATGCGAAGCATCATTATGGATGATAGCGATGCGCAAGGCACCGGGAAATGGACGTCATCCAGCTTTAACCCCAACTATTATTCGGATGGTTACGTTAACGCGACGAACGGAGCTGGCGCCAATAAATTAACCTGGAAACCGTATATCCCGGTGAGCGGCAATTACGACGTTTACTACTGGCTCCCTGACGGCAGCAGCAACAGAGCGAATGCGGCACCGTTTACCATTAATTACAGCGGCGACTACCAAGTGTTCTATGTGGATCAAACTGCCCCAGGGGGCAAGTGGGTTTTATTCGGCAGCTTCTTCTTTGATGAAGGGACGAGCGGCTATGTGGAACTGAATGATAACGCAAGCGGTTACGTGATCGGCGACGCCATCAAATTTGCTCTTCCTAACAGCACACCGCCCGTGACACCAGAGATACCACCGCCGACTCCACCTGTCACGGAGCCAGTGGAAATCATCATAGACAATACTAGTGCGACAGCTACAGGAACGTGGAATCTTGGTACAAGTAAGCCTAACAAATACGGTGCAAACTATAGTACCATTTCGGCTGATGGCACTGGAACGCATAAAGTCAAATGGACGCCAACCATCTCTACTGAAGGCGATTATGAAGTGTACTACTGGCTTCCTGATGGCAGCAGCGACCGTCCAAGTGCAGCCCAATTTACGGTCTACTATAGCGGAGGCAGCAAGCTGTATACGGTTGATGAAAGGGTTGTCCCAGGCGGGAAGTGGGTCTTGCTTGGGAAGCATCATTTAGTTCCAGGTACTTCAGGGTATGTGGAGTTAACTGATAAATCAAGCTATGGCAATATCATAGCCGATGCGATCCGATTTTATCTGCCGGCCACCCCTCAAGATTTACAGCTGCCTTCATGGAACGGAGGAGGTAGTTTAACCGTCAGCAATGCGACCTATAATGGCGTTACTTTAAACTGGACGCCGGCAACCGATAATGTTGGTGTAACCAATTACAAAATATATCAAAATGGGGCCTTGATACAAACCGTCCAGGGAAGTGTATATAGTTATGATGTAACAGGCTTGTCACCTAGCACCTCTTACTCTTATAAGGTAACAGCTGGAGACGCAGCCGGCAATTCGTCAACAGACAGCTTGACCAATACAATGAAGTTGAATGTGATTGTTACGAATCCACTCTATGTCTCTTTTGACAATAAAGCCAAGATCATGGAAGCAGGGGAAGAAACAACGGTTCGTTTGATGACTTCGACAGCTGTATGGGGTGGAAACTTTAGCGTCTCCTACGATAATAGCTTGTTTGACGTTGAGACAACTGATATTGTCCTGAGCGACCAGTTGGCTAATCTTGGTGTAACAGCTTCGGTCTATTCAAATGTCTATCGTGCGGACGGTCTCCTTAACATTAAATTGAACCTGAACAATCAGATCAACCCGCAACTTGGCAGCAGCGTCGAGCTTTTGAAAATTAAATTCAAGGGAAAACAGCTAACAGGCAAAGCCATATTTAAAGTTCGCAAGGAAAGCGCGATAGCTAAGAAAGACGGCAGCTTTACGTTTGCTAAGAATGATTACCAGGATAGCTTCATACTGGCCAATTCAAATGTAGACGGAGATGCCATCATCAACGAACAAACCTATGTAAAGGTGCTAAGCAATATCGCCAATCATTTGAGAATGACAAGCACCGATAGTCATTTTGACCCGAGACTAGACATGAATATGGACGGAAAGATCGACATCGTGGATATGGTCTATGTGTATAAAAGACTCATCCTACTGAGAAGTCAAAGGTAA